The Microbulbifer hydrolyticus genome has a segment encoding these proteins:
- a CDS encoding acetyl-CoA carboxylase carboxyltransferase subunit alpha, with protein MNFSFLEFEQPIAELESKIKELQHVGDDNDLNIAEEITRLREKSEKLTESLYSDLSPWQIVQVARHPQRPYARDYIERIFTDWDELHGDRHFGDDKAIIAGIGRLEGRPVAVIGEEKGRTVNEKVKRNFGMPKPEGYRKAQRIMEMAERFKMPVLTLIDTPGAYPGIDSEERGISEAIAKNLAVMSRLRTPIICTVIGEGSSGGALAIGVGDQLNMLQYSTYFVISPEGCANIIWKTVEKAPLAAEAMGVTSSVLEELGIVDETLPEPLGGAHRDPDLMAARLRDRLSEQLDKLTAVPLDELLEKRYQRLMSYGNVTG; from the coding sequence ATGAACTTCAGTTTTCTCGAGTTTGAACAGCCGATTGCGGAACTGGAAAGCAAGATCAAGGAGCTCCAGCACGTAGGGGACGACAACGACCTCAACATCGCTGAAGAGATCACCCGACTGCGGGAGAAGAGCGAAAAGCTCACCGAGTCCCTCTATTCCGACCTCTCTCCGTGGCAGATCGTTCAGGTGGCGCGTCATCCACAGCGCCCCTACGCCAGGGACTACATTGAGCGTATCTTCACCGACTGGGACGAGCTTCACGGCGACCGCCACTTTGGTGACGACAAGGCGATCATTGCCGGTATCGGCCGTCTGGAAGGCCGTCCGGTGGCGGTGATCGGGGAAGAGAAAGGGCGCACGGTCAACGAAAAGGTAAAGCGTAACTTCGGTATGCCGAAGCCCGAGGGTTACCGCAAGGCCCAGCGCATCATGGAGATGGCCGAGCGCTTCAAGATGCCGGTACTGACCCTGATCGACACCCCGGGGGCGTACCCGGGTATCGACAGTGAGGAGCGCGGTATCTCCGAGGCGATTGCCAAAAACCTGGCGGTAATGTCCCGCCTGCGTACGCCGATCATCTGCACCGTTATCGGTGAGGGCTCTTCCGGCGGTGCCCTGGCCATCGGCGTCGGTGACCAGCTGAACATGCTGCAGTACTCCACCTACTTTGTGATCTCGCCGGAAGGCTGCGCCAATATCATCTGGAAGACCGTGGAGAAGGCGCCGCTGGCCGCCGAGGCCATGGGTGTGACTTCCAGCGTGCTGGAAGAGCTGGGCATCGTGGATGAGACTCTGCCGGAACCCCTGGGCGGCGCCCACCGCGATCCGGACCTGATGGCGGCGCGCCTGCGGGATCGCCTGTCCGAACAGCTGGACAAGCTGACCGCGGTACCGCTGGATGAATTGCTGGAGAAGCGTTACCAGCGTCTGATGAGCTACGGTAACGTAACTGGCTGA
- a CDS encoding di-heme oxidoredictase family protein, translating into MRHLQGALAGRLVAVASLLCVCSWPVLAAENLALNKTALASSEIQSASFAFDGNQNTRWESAHQVDPSSLTVDLLDTFQLESVTIHWEAANAAEYIIEGSSNGVNWTQIASYSGGVFGNRTDVLPLSGNYRFVRMNALQRSAGNNWGYSIWEMEVQGTEVVSEPPPAPEDNLALLGTASASSGNASQAIDDNGGTRWESDHGVDPSWIAVDLGANYALSQVVLDWEAANAKRYDLQGSVDGVNWHTLQTVTDGQFGSRSDTLNISGSYRYVRMLGSERSDGNQWGYSIWEFQVYASSGEIDPPPDVDPPADLPPPDFSNLSYDTLFDVVYSPETAQEWYVKPDGTIVTIASGRARSRHESEDIFYIFPTHYFEHRTFEIEIHDHTPAGENLLEVFYHPEYANYVPPGCRSSYSNVWRADFNNNAGMDEKLQQAAPDGTGERWVCRIQRDAHNGDDGVMRVGEWMEFELQQFLGRFEGDPNVRGQAVYYTDTYRIKLGQPGLFMVRDEALDAQLRSGGRASAPYVRAGDAVPAAEVISVNADSTVTYKVASNGKWTQKDNPTGEVVTYPILDGIDVYDNYVVGSGVADWTTFMREGLNTQWETHNAFMQGRRVFHTRFDTGIHEEAGNPDFPELASMANGLLVKNSCFGCHINNGRGLAPRDNQPLDTLVTKVSSGYFDALGQPEAHSYYGRVLQGTSLNAAIPAEATVVVNYTAKNGTFGDGTPFLLREPHYTVDRLDDAGGATPFISPRMPQNITGLGLLEAVPESVILAWQDPDDSNNDGISGRANIVNSPSAGEQQIGRFGWKATSSSLRDFAAEALSTDIGVTTSVLPNPACGRQQTACQQNAGQGAELSDLRLDELVVYLQALGAPSRRPDEVNQPAVIAGEQHFNNLGCASCHRPSMETGHRHDLAELRGNTIRPYTDLLLHDMGDDLADSLTASPALNREWRTPPLWGLGMLEAVSGHTSLLHDGRARSIEEAILWHGGEAENSQAGYRALGAGQRGELIAFLRSL; encoded by the coding sequence ATGCGACACCTTCAAGGTGCCCTCGCAGGGCGACTTGTGGCTGTGGCATCTCTCCTTTGTGTCTGTTCGTGGCCAGTTCTGGCAGCAGAGAATCTCGCTCTGAATAAAACGGCGTTGGCGAGTAGTGAAATACAGTCAGCATCATTTGCTTTTGACGGCAATCAGAATACCCGTTGGGAAAGCGCGCACCAGGTGGATCCGAGCAGTCTGACGGTGGATTTGCTGGATACCTTTCAGCTGGAGAGCGTGACGATTCACTGGGAAGCCGCGAATGCCGCGGAGTACATCATCGAAGGCAGTTCGAATGGCGTGAACTGGACGCAGATCGCGAGCTATAGCGGTGGCGTATTTGGCAACCGGACGGATGTTCTCCCATTGTCTGGAAACTACCGCTTTGTGCGCATGAACGCTTTGCAGCGCAGTGCAGGAAATAACTGGGGTTATTCGATCTGGGAAATGGAAGTGCAGGGCACGGAGGTTGTCAGTGAGCCGCCACCGGCCCCGGAAGATAACCTTGCCCTGCTCGGTACGGCGAGCGCCAGTTCTGGTAATGCCTCCCAGGCGATTGACGACAATGGTGGTACACGCTGGGAGAGCGATCACGGTGTGGATCCTTCCTGGATAGCGGTTGATCTCGGGGCGAACTATGCACTGTCGCAAGTGGTTCTGGATTGGGAGGCGGCAAACGCCAAGCGTTATGATCTGCAGGGATCTGTGGACGGGGTGAACTGGCACACGCTGCAGACCGTTACCGACGGCCAGTTCGGCAGTCGCAGTGACACACTGAATATCAGTGGCAGCTACCGCTATGTGAGGATGCTCGGTTCCGAACGCAGCGATGGCAACCAGTGGGGGTATTCGATTTGGGAATTCCAGGTCTATGCAAGCTCAGGCGAAATTGATCCGCCACCGGACGTGGATCCGCCTGCAGACCTGCCACCCCCCGATTTCTCCAACCTCAGTTACGACACCCTGTTCGATGTTGTCTACAGTCCCGAGACGGCGCAGGAATGGTATGTGAAGCCCGATGGTACGATTGTGACCATCGCTTCCGGGCGCGCCCGCTCGCGGCACGAGTCAGAAGATATTTTCTATATCTTCCCCACACACTATTTTGAACACCGCACTTTTGAAATTGAAATCCACGACCACACTCCGGCGGGGGAAAACCTGTTGGAGGTCTTCTATCACCCCGAATACGCCAACTATGTACCGCCCGGATGTCGTTCGTCCTATAGCAATGTCTGGCGTGCGGATTTCAATAACAACGCTGGCATGGATGAAAAGCTTCAGCAAGCCGCGCCCGATGGCACCGGCGAACGCTGGGTGTGTCGCATTCAACGGGATGCCCATAACGGTGATGATGGTGTCATGCGCGTTGGCGAGTGGATGGAATTTGAATTGCAGCAGTTTCTGGGGCGCTTTGAGGGCGACCCGAATGTGCGTGGACAAGCGGTCTATTACACGGATACCTACCGTATAAAGCTCGGTCAGCCGGGGCTGTTCATGGTGAGGGACGAAGCGCTGGACGCACAGTTGCGCAGTGGTGGTCGTGCATCTGCACCCTATGTGCGTGCCGGCGACGCAGTACCTGCCGCAGAAGTGATTTCGGTAAATGCTGACAGTACTGTCACCTACAAAGTGGCGAGTAACGGTAAATGGACACAGAAAGACAACCCCACCGGTGAGGTCGTGACCTATCCCATTCTCGACGGGATCGATGTCTACGACAATTACGTGGTGGGCAGTGGCGTCGCCGACTGGACAACCTTTATGCGCGAGGGGCTGAATACGCAATGGGAAACGCACAATGCCTTTATGCAGGGGCGTCGGGTCTTCCACACGCGTTTTGACACGGGCATTCACGAGGAAGCTGGCAACCCGGACTTCCCCGAGCTTGCCAGCATGGCTAACGGCCTGCTGGTGAAAAATTCCTGTTTTGGTTGTCACATTAACAACGGCCGTGGTCTTGCGCCGCGGGATAATCAGCCGTTGGATACGTTGGTGACGAAAGTATCCAGCGGCTATTTCGATGCGCTGGGCCAGCCTGAGGCACATAGTTACTACGGCAGGGTACTGCAGGGCACATCGCTAAATGCTGCTATTCCTGCCGAAGCGACCGTTGTTGTGAATTACACGGCAAAAAATGGCACCTTTGGCGATGGCACGCCGTTCTTGTTACGCGAGCCGCATTACACCGTCGATAGGCTGGATGATGCGGGAGGCGCCACGCCGTTTATTTCACCGCGCATGCCGCAAAACATCACTGGGCTCGGCTTGTTAGAGGCGGTACCGGAAAGTGTCATTCTGGCGTGGCAGGATCCCGATGACAGTAACAATGACGGGATATCGGGGCGTGCAAACATAGTGAACTCTCCGTCTGCGGGAGAGCAGCAAATAGGCCGCTTTGGCTGGAAGGCCACCTCGTCCAGCCTGCGCGATTTCGCCGCCGAAGCGCTCAGTACGGATATTGGAGTCACCACATCGGTGTTGCCAAACCCTGCCTGTGGCAGGCAGCAAACCGCCTGTCAGCAAAACGCCGGGCAGGGCGCCGAGCTGAGTGACCTGCGCCTGGACGAGCTGGTGGTTTACCTGCAGGCACTGGGCGCGCCTTCACGTCGCCCGGATGAGGTCAACCAGCCCGCGGTGATTGCCGGAGAGCAGCATTTTAACAATCTGGGTTGTGCGTCGTGCCACCGGCCTTCTATGGAAACCGGGCACCGTCATGACCTTGCCGAGCTGCGCGGCAACACCATTCGTCCCTATACCGATTTACTGTTACATGACATGGGTGACGACCTCGCGGACAGCTTGACCGCATCCCCGGCCCTGAACCGGGAGTGGCGTACGCCACCGCTCTGGGGCCTGGGCATGCTGGAAGCGGTCAGCGGTCACACCAGTTTACTGCACGATGGGCGGGCCCGTTCCATCGAGGAAGCGATACTGTGGCACGGCGGGGAAGCGGAAAACAGTCAGGCCGGATACCGGGCGCTCGGTGCCGGGCAGCGCGGCGAGCTGATTGCCTTTTTGCGTTCTTTATAA